Proteins encoded in a region of the Paramagnetospirillum magneticum AMB-1 genome:
- a CDS encoding Heme/copper-type cytochrome/quinol oxidase codes for MLKGFAPIALLAATLLLALGWLMGRTGGLDILPAESYRAEVAEFHGRHLALLAAHGTGQSIDGIPVVHPPAGSDIPMLVKRWEFSPALELEPGKTYRLHLLAEDTVHSAAIGEAEVLLNPGVARVVTLTAPSSGRVRIQCAEYCGLGHTKMIGSIEVMAGR; via the coding sequence ATGCTTAAGGGCTTCGCTCCCATCGCCTTGCTGGCCGCCACCCTGCTCCTCGCCCTGGGCTGGCTGATGGGCCGCACCGGCGGTCTCGATATCCTGCCGGCCGAGTCCTACAGGGCGGAGGTGGCCGAGTTCCATGGCCGCCATCTGGCCCTGCTGGCCGCCCATGGCACCGGACAAAGCATCGACGGCATTCCCGTGGTGCATCCGCCGGCCGGCTCGGATATTCCCATGCTGGTCAAGCGCTGGGAATTCAGCCCGGCCCTGGAGCTGGAGCCGGGCAAGACCTACCGTCTGCACCTGCTGGCCGAGGACACCGTCCACTCGGCGGCCATCGGCGAGGCCGAAGTGCTGCTGAACCCCGGCGTCGCCCGGGTGGTGACCCTGACCGCGCCGTCTTCGGGGCGGGTGCGCATCCAGTGCGCCGAGTATTGCGGTCTCGGGCACACCAAGATGATCGGCAGCATTGAGGTGATGGCGGGACGGTAA
- a CDS encoding GH1 family beta-glucosidase, which translates to MGAGNKNITSLRPDFVWGVSTSAFQVEGATKEDGRGLSIWDTRCRLQGGVWTGANADVACDHYHRWPEDVGLIKDLGVDAYRFSIAWPRLLPKGKGPVNQKGLDFYDRLIDGVLEAGITPWVCLYHWDLPQALDDLGGWTNRDCAGWFADYAVLAAKRYGDRVKHFATFNEFSVFTMFGYAIDWAAPGVTDRAAHMKAIHHVNLAHGMGVDVLRDHVKDVSIGAIHNRQIVRPEGGLAENQAAADLLDAHWNGVFCDPQHLGHYPEIMARDVEPYVQAGDLARICRPTDWMGLNHYGPIYAKADPATTWGYGWGAPPESANHPEVGWPIFPEVFKDELLTLTRRYGLPVYVTENGCGGGAGSDTPDENGVVDDTHRLAYFREYQQAMLDAVAEGADVRGYFVWALLDNFEWGSGYGPRFGLYHVDFDSQKRTLKNSGKWYRDMIKGQRK; encoded by the coding sequence ATGGGCGCCGGGAACAAGAACATCACCAGCCTGCGGCCGGATTTCGTCTGGGGGGTGTCCACCTCGGCCTTTCAGGTGGAGGGCGCCACCAAGGAGGATGGGCGCGGCCTCAGCATCTGGGACACCCGGTGCCGTCTGCAAGGCGGCGTGTGGACCGGCGCCAATGCCGACGTGGCCTGCGACCATTATCACCGCTGGCCCGAGGATGTGGGGCTGATCAAGGATTTGGGCGTCGACGCCTATCGCTTCTCCATCGCCTGGCCGCGCCTGCTGCCCAAGGGCAAGGGGCCGGTCAACCAGAAGGGCCTCGACTTCTATGACCGGCTGATCGATGGCGTGCTGGAGGCGGGGATCACGCCCTGGGTCTGCCTGTATCATTGGGACCTGCCCCAGGCGCTGGACGACCTGGGCGGCTGGACCAACCGCGACTGCGCCGGCTGGTTCGCCGATTACGCCGTGCTGGCGGCCAAGAGATACGGCGACCGGGTCAAGCACTTCGCCACCTTCAACGAGTTCTCGGTGTTCACCATGTTCGGCTACGCCATCGATTGGGCGGCGCCCGGCGTGACCGACCGGGCCGCCCATATGAAGGCCATCCACCACGTCAATCTGGCCCACGGCATGGGCGTCGACGTGCTGCGCGATCATGTGAAGGACGTGTCCATCGGCGCCATCCATAACCGCCAGATCGTGCGGCCCGAAGGCGGGCTGGCCGAGAACCAGGCGGCGGCCGACCTGCTCGACGCCCATTGGAACGGGGTGTTCTGCGACCCGCAGCATCTGGGCCATTATCCCGAGATCATGGCCCGCGACGTGGAGCCCTATGTCCAGGCCGGCGATCTGGCGCGGATCTGCCGCCCCACCGACTGGATGGGCCTCAACCATTACGGCCCTATCTACGCCAAGGCCGATCCGGCCACCACTTGGGGCTATGGCTGGGGGGCGCCGCCCGAATCCGCCAACCACCCGGAAGTGGGCTGGCCCATCTTCCCCGAGGTGTTCAAGGACGAACTGCTGACCCTGACCCGGCGTTACGGCCTGCCGGTCTATGTCACCGAGAACGGCTGTGGCGGGGGGGCGGGTAGCGACACGCCCGACGAGAACGGCGTGGTCGACGACACCCACCGTCTCGCTTATTTCCGCGAATACCAGCAGGCCATGCTGGACGCGGTGGCCGAAGGCGCCGACGTGCGGGGCTATTTCGTCTGGGCGCTGCTCGACAATTTCGAGTGGGGCTCGGGCTATGGCCCGCGCTTCGGTCTCTACCACGTGGATTTCGACAGCCAGAAGCGCACCTTGAAGAATTCCGGCAAGTGGTACCGGGACATGATCAAGGGTCAGAGGAAGTAA